One genomic segment of Streptomyces sp. TLI_146 includes these proteins:
- a CDS encoding endonuclease/exonuclease/phosphatase family protein has translation MPLTDLPASRTENGSAVIRVLSYNIRSMRDDTAALARVIRACDPDLVLIQEAPRFFRWRKAAARLAAACDLVVLSGGATAAGPLLLCSLRASVERTEDVLLPLTPGLHRRGFASAVVRIGGARLGVLSCHLSLQADEREAQAGLLLDHLGALSVPYAVAGGDLNDRPDGRAFRRLAGALQDCWAVRPWGGEHTSTPLDPHQRIDAVFATEGVEVLGCGVPVGLAGVSEGDLVAATDHLPVLAAVRVPVDSPTPPLP, from the coding sequence ATGCCGCTCACGGATCTTCCCGCGTCCCGTACGGAGAACGGCTCGGCCGTGATCCGCGTCCTCAGCTACAACATCCGCTCGATGCGCGACGACACCGCGGCGCTGGCCCGGGTGATCCGCGCCTGCGACCCGGACCTGGTGCTGATCCAGGAGGCCCCGCGCTTCTTCCGCTGGCGCAAGGCCGCGGCGCGGCTCGCGGCGGCGTGCGACCTCGTGGTCCTGAGCGGCGGCGCGACGGCGGCGGGGCCGCTGCTGCTGTGCTCGCTGAGGGCGTCGGTGGAGCGCACGGAGGACGTCCTGCTCCCGCTCACACCCGGCCTGCACCGGCGCGGGTTCGCCTCGGCGGTGGTACGGATCGGGGGCGCGCGCCTGGGCGTCCTCAGCTGCCACCTCAGCCTCCAGGCGGACGAGCGCGAGGCGCAGGCGGGGCTGCTGCTCGATCACCTTGGGGCGCTGTCGGTGCCTTACGCGGTGGCGGGTGGCGATCTCAACGACCGGCCCGACGGGCGTGCGTTCCGCCGGTTGGCGGGGGCCCTTCAGGACTGCTGGGCGGTCCGTCCCTGGGGCGGGGAGCACACCTCGACTCCCCTGGACCCGCATCAGCGGATCGACGCGGTCTTTGCCACGGAGGGGGTGGAGGTGCTGGGGTGCGGGGTTCCCGTGGGGCTGGCGGGGGTGTCGGAGGGGGATCTTGTGGCGGCTACGGATCATCTGCCGGTGCTGGCGGCGGTGCGGGTGCCGGTGGATTCCCCCACCCCGCCCCTTCCCTGA
- a CDS encoding ROK family glucokinase, which produces MGLTIGVDIGGTKIAAGVVDEEGHILETHTVPTPPTADAIVDAICAAVEGAGQGHQIEAVGIGAAGYVDDKRATVLFAPNIHWRHEPLKDKVEQRVGLPVVVENDANAAAWGEYKFGAGQGHEDVICITLGTGLGGGIIIGNKLRRGRFGVAAEFGHIRVVPDGLLCGCGSQGCWEQYASGRALVRYARQRANATPENAEILLALGDGTIEGIEGKHISAAARQGDPVAVDSFRELARWAGAGLADLASLFDPSAFIVGGGVSDEGELVLDPIRKSFRRWLIGGQWRPHAQVLAAQLGNKAGLVGAADLARQG; this is translated from the coding sequence ATGGGACTCACCATCGGCGTCGACATCGGCGGCACCAAGATCGCGGCGGGAGTGGTCGACGAGGAGGGCCACATCCTCGAGACGCACACCGTGCCCACGCCGCCGACCGCTGACGCCATCGTGGACGCGATCTGCGCCGCGGTCGAAGGGGCCGGCCAGGGTCACCAGATCGAGGCCGTCGGCATCGGCGCCGCCGGATACGTCGACGACAAGCGCGCCACCGTGCTCTTCGCACCCAACATCCACTGGCGCCACGAGCCGCTGAAGGACAAGGTCGAGCAGCGGGTCGGACTGCCGGTCGTCGTCGAGAACGACGCGAACGCGGCGGCCTGGGGCGAGTACAAGTTCGGCGCGGGTCAGGGCCACGAGGACGTCATCTGCATCACGCTCGGCACGGGCCTGGGCGGCGGCATCATCATCGGCAACAAGCTGCGCCGCGGCCGCTTCGGCGTGGCCGCCGAGTTCGGCCACATCCGCGTGGTGCCCGACGGGCTGCTGTGCGGCTGCGGCAGCCAGGGCTGCTGGGAGCAGTACGCCTCGGGGCGCGCGCTCGTGCGGTACGCCCGCCAGCGCGCCAACGCGACCCCCGAGAACGCCGAGATCCTGCTCGCCCTCGGCGACGGCACGATCGAGGGCATCGAGGGCAAGCACATCAGCGCCGCCGCCCGGCAGGGCGACCCGGTCGCGGTGGACTCCTTCCGCGAGCTGGCCCGCTGGGCGGGCGCGGGCCTGGCCGACCTGGCCTCGCTCTTCGACCCCTCGGCGTTCATCGTCGGCGGCGGCGTCTCGGACGAGGGCGAGCTGGTCCTCGACCCGATCCGCAAGTCGTTCCGGCGCTGGCTGATCGGCGGCCAGTGGCGGCCGCACGCGCAGGTGCTGGCGGCGCAGCTCGGCAACAAGGCGGGTCTGGTGGGCGCGGCGGATCTGGCGCGCCAGGGCTGA
- a CDS encoding DUF5304 family protein, translated as MSEATERPAPDADAWADACAEDLAAEKARRRAAYGPPPGSAAEELRKLVDAVADKVASFQSSLPGMAAQSAVQQLIGQAKAVVEPVIERNPQVFDHLAAAGGELLAAYRSAVEGHERRWASGEPSGTARGGSSGGSSGGPSGGPKKGDGGAGAGPTEHIDLD; from the coding sequence ATGAGCGAAGCCACCGAGCGTCCCGCCCCCGACGCGGATGCCTGGGCCGACGCGTGCGCCGAGGACCTCGCAGCGGAGAAGGCCCGCCGCCGCGCCGCCTACGGCCCGCCGCCCGGCTCGGCCGCCGAGGAGCTGCGCAAGCTGGTCGACGCCGTCGCCGACAAGGTCGCCTCCTTCCAGTCCTCGCTGCCCGGCATGGCCGCGCAGAGCGCCGTGCAGCAGCTGATCGGCCAGGCGAAGGCCGTGGTCGAGCCGGTCATCGAGCGCAACCCGCAGGTCTTCGACCACCTCGCGGCGGCGGGCGGCGAGCTGCTGGCGGCCTACCGCTCGGCGGTCGAGGGCCATGAGCGCCGCTGGGCGTCCGGCGAGCCTTCCGGTACGGCCCGGGGCGGGTCCTCGGGTGGGTCGTCGGGCGGTCCTTCCGGCGGGCCGAAGAAGGGCGACGGCGGGGCGGGCGCGGGGCCGACCGAGCACATCGACCTGGACTGA
- a CDS encoding ArsA family ATPase yields the protein MRTVLVTGPGGAGRTTVAAATALAAARRGERALLLSADRDDPLTPLLGGEEVAGLDVVRIDSGADFRTELLALQDRAGAVLELLGAGRLDGEELTELPGAEQLALLKALRETAAGDHDLVVVDMPPVHQSVAALALPGQLRRYLRRLLPPERQAARSLRPVLAQLAGVPMPAQWLYETAARWDAELAAVEAVVADPSTTVRLVAEPTPTAAAALRTARLGLALHGAAPDAVIANRVLPTGSADPFLAALSGQQQSVLKELAEEFGAAALHEVPHLGRDPRGAEELDELIDGPTGEVGLWSEGGASPRPEPWHVEDRLADDGVLVWHLPLPGATRDQLGLVRRGDELLLTAGPFRKIATLPSALRRCTVSGAGLTDGVLRIRFTPDPDLWPRTR from the coding sequence GTGCGTACGGTCCTCGTCACCGGTCCCGGCGGCGCGGGCCGCACCACCGTCGCCGCCGCGACCGCCCTCGCGGCGGCCCGGCGCGGGGAGCGCGCCCTGCTCCTGAGCGCCGACCGTGACGACCCGCTCACCCCGCTGCTCGGCGGCGAGGAGGTGGCGGGCCTGGACGTCGTACGCATCGACTCCGGCGCCGACTTCCGCACCGAACTGCTCGCCCTCCAGGACCGGGCCGGTGCCGTCCTGGAGCTCCTGGGCGCCGGCCGCCTCGACGGCGAGGAGCTGACCGAGCTGCCCGGCGCCGAGCAGCTGGCCCTGCTCAAGGCCCTGCGCGAGACGGCGGCGGGCGACCACGACCTCGTCGTCGTCGACATGCCGCCGGTCCACCAGAGCGTCGCCGCCCTCGCCCTGCCCGGGCAGCTGCGCCGCTATCTGCGCCGGCTGCTGCCGCCCGAGCGGCAGGCCGCCCGCTCGCTGCGCCCGGTCCTCGCCCAGCTCGCCGGAGTCCCGATGCCCGCGCAGTGGCTGTACGAGACGGCCGCCCGCTGGGACGCGGAACTCGCCGCCGTCGAGGCCGTGGTGGCGGACCCGTCGACGACCGTACGGCTGGTCGCCGAGCCCACCCCGACCGCCGCGGCCGCCCTGCGCACCGCCCGCCTGGGCCTGGCCCTGCACGGGGCGGCGCCCGACGCGGTGATCGCCAACCGCGTACTGCCCACCGGCTCGGCGGACCCCTTCCTGGCCGCTCTCTCCGGGCAGCAGCAGTCCGTGCTCAAGGAGCTGGCCGAGGAGTTCGGCGCCGCAGCGCTGCACGAGGTCCCGCACCTGGGCCGCGACCCTCGGGGCGCCGAGGAGCTGGACGAGCTGATCGACGGCCCGACCGGCGAGGTCGGCCTGTGGTCCGAGGGCGGCGCCTCCCCGCGCCCCGAGCCCTGGCACGTCGAGGACCGGCTGGCCGACGACGGCGTCCTGGTGTGGCACCTGCCGCTGCCCGGGGCCACCCGCGACCAGCTCGGTCTGGTGCGGCGCGGCGACGAACTCCTGCTCACCGCCGGCCCGTTCCGCAAGATCGCCACCCTGCCCTCGGCGCTGCGCCGCTGCACGGTCTCCGGCGCCGGGCTCACCGACGGCGTCCTGCGGATCCGGTTCACCCCGGACCCGGATCTGTGGCCCCGGACGCGCTGA
- a CDS encoding SRPBCC family protein, with translation MAEHTSSSITIEAAPAEVMGVIADFARYPEWTGEVKQAEVLSQDAEGRAEQVRLVLDAGAIKDDHTLKYTWDGPHKVSWSLVKSQMLRALDGSYALAAAPGGHTEVTYQLTVDVKIPMLGMIKRKAEKVIIDRALAGLKKRVESGAAAGTADGAEKA, from the coding sequence ATGGCGGAACACACCAGCTCGTCTATCACCATCGAGGCGGCACCGGCCGAGGTGATGGGGGTGATCGCCGACTTCGCCCGCTACCCGGAGTGGACCGGCGAGGTGAAGCAGGCCGAGGTGCTGTCCCAGGACGCCGAGGGCCGGGCCGAGCAGGTCCGGCTGGTGCTCGACGCGGGCGCCATCAAGGACGACCACACCCTCAAGTACACCTGGGACGGCCCCCACAAGGTGAGCTGGAGCCTGGTCAAGTCCCAGATGCTGCGCGCCCTCGACGGCTCGTACGCCCTCGCCGCCGCCCCCGGCGGCCATACCGAGGTCACCTACCAGCTGACCGTCGACGTCAAGATCCCCATGCTCGGCATGATCAAGCGCAAGGCCGAGAAGGTCATCATCGACCGCGCGCTCGCGGGCCTGAAGAAGCGCGTCGAGAGCGGCGCGGCGGCCGGTACCGCCGACGGGGCCGAGAAGGCCTGA
- a CDS encoding metallophosphoesterase: MRVHVVSDVHGNTEGLAKAGDGADALVCLGDLVLFLDYADHSRGIFPDLFGVENADRIVALRTARRFEEARDLGRSLWAGLDREAAIESAVRRQYAEMFAAFPTPTYATYGNVDIPTLWPQYAGPGTTVLDGERVEIGGRVFGFVGGGLRTPMRTPYEISDEEYAAKVEALGEVDVLCSHIPPDVPELCYDTVPRRFERGSRALLEAIRRTRPWYALFGHVHQPLARRMRIGRTECVNVGHFAATSRPFALEW; encoded by the coding sequence ATGCGAGTACATGTGGTCAGCGATGTGCACGGGAACACCGAGGGTCTGGCGAAGGCGGGCGACGGCGCGGACGCCCTCGTCTGCCTGGGTGACCTCGTCCTTTTCCTCGACTACGCCGATCACTCACGCGGGATCTTCCCCGACCTCTTCGGCGTCGAGAACGCCGACCGGATCGTCGCCCTGCGCACCGCCCGCCGCTTCGAGGAGGCCCGTGACCTGGGCCGCTCCCTGTGGGCCGGACTCGACCGGGAGGCCGCCATCGAGTCGGCCGTGCGCCGCCAGTACGCCGAGATGTTCGCCGCCTTCCCCACCCCGACGTACGCCACCTACGGCAATGTCGACATACCGACCCTCTGGCCGCAGTACGCCGGACCGGGCACCACCGTCCTGGACGGCGAGCGGGTCGAGATCGGCGGGCGCGTCTTCGGCTTCGTGGGCGGCGGGCTGCGCACCCCGATGCGAACGCCCTATGAAATCTCCGACGAGGAGTACGCGGCGAAGGTCGAGGCGCTCGGCGAGGTCGACGTGCTCTGCTCGCACATCCCGCCGGACGTCCCCGAGCTCTGCTACGACACGGTGCCCCGCCGCTTCGAGCGCGGCTCGCGCGCCCTGCTCGAAGCCATCCGCAGGACCCGGCCCTGGTACGCCCTGTTCGGCCACGTCCACCAGCCGCTCGCCCGCCGGATGCGGATCGGCCGCACCGAGTGCGTGAACGTCGGCCACTTCGCCGCCACCTCCCGCCCCTTCGCCCTGGAGTGGTGA